The proteins below are encoded in one region of Populus alba chromosome 2, ASM523922v2, whole genome shotgun sequence:
- the LOC118049261 gene encoding 2'-deoxymugineic-acid 2'-dioxygenase, producing the protein MKLTSGILELISEGLGLESGYFGGKLSETSLLSVNRYPPCPDPSLTLGLPKHCDPNLITILLQGDVCGLQVFKDGEWIGVGPVPNAFVINIGYQLQIISNNKLKGAEHRAVTNSKDARTSAAFFVSPRGDSIIEPARELIKADNRQLYRAFEFREFVSNLRNGKGKSEGALEPFKLQA; encoded by the exons ATGAAATTAACCTCAGGGATATTGGAGCTGATCAGTGAAGGTTTAGGATTAGAGTCTGGGTATTTTGGAGGTAAACTAAGTGAAACCTCGTTGTTGTCGGTCAATCGTTACCCTCCATGCCCAGATCCAAGCTTAACCCTGGGATTGCCGAAACATTGTGATCCTAATCTCATAACCATTTTACTCCAAGGTGATGTGTGTGGGCTTCAAGTCTTCAAGGATGGCGAATGGATTGGTGTTGGGCCTGTTCCCAATGCATTTGTGATTAACATTGGGTACCAGTTACAG ATTATCAGTAACAACAAGCTAAAAGGTGCCGAACATCGAGCAGTGACAAATTCGAAGGATGCTAGGACAAGTGCTGCCTTCTTTGTCAGTCCTCGTGGTGACAGCATTATCGAACCTGCCAGAGAACTTATTAAAGCGGACAATCGCCAACTATATAGAGCCTTTGAGTTCAGAGAGTTTGTTTCCAACCTCAGGAATGGGAAAGGCAAAAGTGAAGGTGCACTGGAGCCTTTTAAGTTGCAAGCATAA